The proteins below are encoded in one region of Plutella xylostella chromosome Z, ilPluXylo3.1, whole genome shotgun sequence:
- the LOC105381348 gene encoding ADP-ribosylation factor-like protein 5B: MGQLISKLWSLFGNEEHKLVLVGLDNAGKTTILYQLLLGEAVHTRPTIGSNVEEVVWKNLRFVMWDLGGQQSLRSAWNTYYTNSEFVIMVIDSTDRQRLRISRDELHQMMRHEELKGSCLLVYANKQDVKGSMTAAEISEQLDLTSIKLHPWHIQGCCALTGEGLHLGLEWIASRIKKK; encoded by the exons ATGGGGCAGCTGATATCAAAATTATGGAGTTTATTCGGAAATGAAG AACACAAGTTAGTGCTAGTGGGTCTAGACAATGCGGGCAAGACCACCATCCTGTACCAGCTACTGCTCGGGGAGGCGGTGCACACGCGGCCAACCATCGGCTCCAACGTGGAGGAGGTGGTCTGGAAGAACCTGCGCTTCGTCATGTGGGACCTCGGCGGCCAGCAGAGCCTGCGCTCTGCGTGGAATACTTACTACACCAACAGTGAG TTCGTGATAATGGTGATCGACTCGACGGACCGGCAGCGCCTGCGCATCTCCCGCGACGAGCTGCACCAGATGATGCGGCACGAGGAGCTCAAGGGCTCCTGTCTGCTGGTCTACGCCAACAAGCAG GACGTGAAGGGGTCGATGACGGCGGCGGAGATCTCGGAGCAGCTGGACCTGACGTCCATCAAGCTGCACCCGTGGCACATACAGGGCTGCTGCGCGCTCACCGGCGAGGG TCTACACCTGGGGCTGGAGTGGATAGCGAGCCGGATCAAGAAGAAATGA